A genomic window from Flavobacterium azooxidireducens includes:
- the mutY gene encoding A/G-specific adenine glycosylase, which yields MTFSNRLIQWYLENKRDLPWRNTTNPYQIWLSEIILQQTRVAQGLPYYLRFVENFPTVFDLANASEEQVLKLWQGLGYYSRGRNLHKTAQIIAFECNEMFPKTYTELLKLKGIGTYTAAAIASFSQKEVVPVVDGNVFRVLARYFDVETDISSATAKKEFTALANELIDKKQPDLFNQALMEFGALQCVPKNPICSMCIFNESCAALQKKKVDLLPIKLKKTKVTERYFNYLVFEDESGNLLIQQRTSKGIWHNLYEFPLIESEKELDEEELIEKISTTSFLTNKLVSIKPFDEKSVLHILSHQRLKIRFWGLNVDGKIEKGISKEAVKKFPFPIVIFNFIEKNF from the coding sequence ATGACTTTTTCTAATCGGCTTATTCAATGGTATTTAGAAAACAAACGCGATTTACCATGGCGAAATACCACAAATCCATACCAAATCTGGCTCTCAGAAATCATTTTGCAGCAGACAAGAGTAGCTCAAGGTTTGCCTTATTATTTGCGGTTTGTTGAAAATTTTCCCACGGTTTTTGATTTAGCAAATGCTTCCGAAGAACAGGTTTTAAAACTTTGGCAAGGATTAGGTTATTATTCCAGAGGAAGAAATCTACATAAAACCGCTCAAATTATCGCTTTTGAGTGCAATGAAATGTTTCCAAAAACCTACACCGAATTATTAAAATTAAAAGGAATCGGCACATATACCGCTGCAGCAATTGCTTCATTTAGTCAAAAAGAAGTTGTTCCCGTGGTGGATGGAAATGTTTTTCGTGTTCTTGCTCGTTATTTTGATGTGGAAACCGATATTTCATCGGCTACAGCCAAAAAAGAATTTACGGCTTTGGCCAATGAACTCATCGATAAAAAACAACCGGATTTATTCAATCAAGCGTTGATGGAATTTGGAGCCTTGCAATGTGTGCCCAAAAACCCAATTTGTTCAATGTGTATTTTTAATGAAAGTTGTGCTGCATTACAAAAGAAAAAAGTAGATTTGCTTCCAATAAAATTAAAAAAGACAAAAGTAACCGAACGCTATTTTAATTATTTGGTTTTTGAAGATGAAAGTGGCAATTTACTTATTCAACAAAGAACATCAAAAGGGATTTGGCATAATTTATATGAATTCCCGCTGATTGAATCGGAAAAGGAATTGGATGAAGAAGAACTAATTGAAAAAATTTCTACCACATCTTTTCTTACAAATAAATTGGTTTCGATAAAACCTTTTGATGAAAAAAGTGTTTTACACATCTTATCACATCAACGACTGAAAATCAGGTTTTGGGGACTAAATGTAGATGGGAAAATTGAAAAAGGAATTTCAAAAGAAGCAGTAAAAAAATTTCCATTTCCAATTGTAATTTTTAATTTTATTGAAAAGAATTTCTAA
- a CDS encoding Rne/Rng family ribonuclease, whose protein sequence is MNKELIIRSGSEAVDFALLKDGKLVELHKEEEQKSGFQVGDIFIAKIRKPVPGLNAAFVNLGFEKDAFLHYHDLGPNLSSMLKFTKLVSTGKQKDFSLKNFQFEKEIDKDGIITDVLSANQSVLVQIVKEPISTKGPRISSELSLAGRYIVLVPFSDRVSVSQKIDSKEEKDRLKKLVQSIKPKGFGVIVRTVAEGKKIAELDQDMQNLLSKWTAMCKKLPTAHHPSKVLSEMNRASSILRDVFNDSFTGIYIDDEELFEQTKESIEEIDPTKVNIVKLYQSKELPIFEKYHIERQIKTSFGRTVSMSKGAYLIIEHTEALHVIDVNSGNRSNKAQNQEDTALEVNMIAAAEVARQLRLRDMGGIIVVDFIDMQNPENRKVLFDFLREEMSDDKAKHKILPPSKFGLIQITRQRVRPEVNIKTREEDPNNGTGEIDAPIQVIDKINLDVERLKNHKKLVLNAHPFVAAYLTKGFPSLRSKWFFEHKKWVKIIPRDAYTFLQYQFYDKEGNVIKE, encoded by the coding sequence GTGAATAAAGAATTGATCATCAGGTCAGGTTCTGAAGCAGTAGATTTTGCCTTATTAAAAGATGGAAAACTAGTAGAATTACACAAAGAAGAGGAGCAAAAGAGCGGCTTTCAGGTGGGTGATATTTTTATTGCCAAAATCAGAAAACCGGTTCCGGGGCTTAACGCGGCTTTTGTAAATTTAGGCTTTGAAAAAGATGCCTTTTTACATTACCACGATTTAGGACCCAACTTATCTTCGATGTTGAAATTTACAAAACTTGTAAGCACAGGTAAACAAAAAGATTTCTCCCTTAAAAACTTTCAGTTTGAAAAAGAAATCGACAAAGACGGTATCATCACTGATGTGTTGAGTGCCAACCAGTCGGTTTTAGTACAAATCGTTAAAGAACCTATCTCAACCAAAGGTCCAAGAATTAGCTCCGAGCTTTCCTTGGCGGGAAGATATATCGTTTTGGTTCCTTTTTCTGACCGCGTTTCTGTTTCTCAAAAAATAGATTCGAAAGAAGAAAAAGACCGTTTAAAGAAACTTGTACAATCTATCAAACCAAAAGGATTTGGTGTTATTGTTCGCACAGTAGCAGAAGGCAAAAAAATAGCCGAATTAGACCAAGACATGCAGAATTTACTCAGTAAATGGACTGCCATGTGTAAAAAATTACCAACGGCTCATCATCCGTCAAAAGTATTAAGTGAAATGAACAGAGCTTCATCCATTTTACGTGACGTGTTTAACGATTCCTTTACCGGAATTTATATAGACGATGAAGAGTTGTTTGAGCAAACAAAGGAATCAATTGAAGAAATTGATCCAACAAAAGTTAATATTGTCAAGTTGTACCAATCAAAAGAGTTACCCATCTTTGAAAAATACCATATCGAAAGACAAATAAAAACGTCTTTTGGCAGAACGGTATCGATGAGCAAAGGAGCTTATTTGATTATTGAACACACCGAAGCTCTTCACGTTATAGATGTGAATAGTGGAAATCGTTCCAATAAAGCTCAAAATCAAGAAGACACAGCCTTAGAAGTAAATATGATTGCTGCAGCAGAAGTTGCCAGACAATTGCGTTTGCGAGACATGGGTGGAATTATTGTTGTCGATTTTATCGATATGCAAAATCCCGAAAACCGAAAAGTGCTTTTTGATTTCTTGAGAGAAGAAATGAGCGATGACAAAGCAAAACACAAAATCTTACCGCCAAGTAAGTTTGGATTAATCCAAATCACACGACAACGAGTAAGGCCGGAAGTTAACATTAAAACAAGAGAAGAAGATCCAAACAACGGAACTGGAGAAATAGATGCTCCAATTCAGGTAATTGATAAGATTAATCTCGATGTTGAACGACTAAAAAATCATAAAAAGTTGGTGCTTAACGCCCATCCTTTTGTGGCCGCATACCTAACCAAAGGTTTTCCATCATTACGTTCAAAATGGTTTTTTGAACATAAAAAATGGGTGAAAATTATACCTCGTGATGCTTACACGTTTTTACAATACCAATTTTATGATAAAGAAGGTAATGTAATAAAAGAATAA
- a CDS encoding single-stranded DNA-binding protein, whose protein sequence is MNGTLNKVMLIGHLGDDVKMHYFDGGNCIGRFPLATNEVYINKTTNEKLTSTEWHNLVVRNKAAEICEKYLSKGDKIYVEGRIKSRQWQAEDGQTKYTTEIQVTEFTFLTTKKETELHKQNQDSNKNTNFDSQGGRNSDNDDQAY, encoded by the coding sequence ATGAATGGAACTTTAAATAAAGTGATGTTAATAGGTCACTTAGGAGACGACGTAAAAATGCACTATTTTGATGGTGGTAATTGTATTGGTAGATTTCCGTTAGCAACAAACGAAGTCTATATTAACAAAACGACTAACGAAAAACTAACTTCTACAGAATGGCATAATTTGGTAGTTCGAAACAAAGCCGCCGAAATTTGCGAAAAATACCTTTCTAAAGGCGATAAAATTTATGTAGAGGGAAGAATTAAGTCTAGACAATGGCAGGCAGAAGATGGCCAGACCAAATATACAACTGAAATTCAAGTGACTGAGTTTACTTTTTTAACTACAAAAAAGGAAACGGAACTTCATAAACAAAATCAGGATTCAAATAAAAACACTAATTTTGACAGCCAAGGCGGAAGAAATTCAGATAATGATGACCAAGCCTATTAA
- a CDS encoding T9SS C-terminal target domain-containing protein, with translation MIWIIFQTTTSAQSGCTDVLARNYDVNAIENDGSCCYKRLKIKEFTSVILSDTLNETSGLVEWKNHFYTHNDDTDLHLYQLDKKGSITKKIKLNGVKNKDWEELTQDITHFYLGDFGNNASGNRTDLTIYKIAKDSLFENPKIETITFSYPEQTNFSKQKSNSTDFDCEAFIATENELILFTKQWKNNQSAVYRLPKNPGNYSAEYITTLKVKGLITGATFVEEKNLIALCGHNKKLKPFVYLITDLNDFNFEKANQRKIKLKLPFHQIEAISSTNGIDFYITNERFSRNIIGTVEQQIISFFLKEN, from the coding sequence ATGATTTGGATAATCTTCCAAACCACAACCTCAGCTCAATCAGGTTGCACCGATGTTTTGGCTAGAAATTACGATGTTAATGCTATTGAAAATGATGGCAGTTGTTGTTATAAACGATTAAAAATAAAAGAATTTACTTCTGTTATTTTAAGTGATACACTGAACGAAACTTCGGGTTTAGTGGAATGGAAAAATCATTTTTATACACACAATGATGATACGGATTTGCATCTTTATCAATTGGACAAAAAGGGTTCAATTACAAAAAAGATAAAATTAAATGGCGTTAAAAACAAAGATTGGGAAGAACTCACACAAGACATAACCCACTTTTATTTAGGTGATTTTGGTAATAATGCGAGTGGAAATAGAACTGATTTAACCATTTATAAAATTGCAAAAGATTCACTTTTTGAAAATCCTAAAATTGAAACAATTACTTTTTCTTATCCTGAACAAACTAATTTTTCAAAACAAAAAAGCAACTCAACCGACTTTGATTGTGAAGCTTTTATCGCCACCGAAAATGAATTGATTTTGTTTACCAAACAATGGAAAAACAACCAAAGTGCTGTTTATCGTTTGCCCAAAAATCCCGGAAATTATTCAGCAGAATACATTACAACCCTAAAAGTAAAAGGATTAATCACAGGAGCTACTTTTGTGGAAGAAAAAAACCTCATCGCTCTTTGTGGACATAACAAAAAATTGAAACCTTTTGTATATTTAATTACTGATTTAAACGATTTCAACTTTGAAAAAGCCAATCAACGAAAAATCAAATTAAAACTTCCTTTTCATCAAATTGAAGCCATCAGTTCGACAAATGGTATTGATTTTTATATTACGAATGAACGATTTTCTAGAAATATTATCGGAACAGTTGAGCAACAGATTATCAGCTTTTTTTTGAAAGAAAATTAA
- a CDS encoding HU family DNA-binding protein, whose translation MTKADIVAKISEKLGLEKGDVQATVESFMEEVKNSLETGDNVYLRGFGSFIIKTRAEKTGRNISKNTTIKIPAHNIPAFKPAKVFVEGVKTNTEVAV comes from the coding sequence ATGACGAAAGCAGATATCGTAGCGAAGATTTCAGAAAAATTAGGACTTGAAAAAGGAGATGTTCAAGCAACAGTAGAGTCTTTTATGGAAGAAGTTAAAAACTCATTAGAAACTGGAGACAATGTTTACTTAAGAGGTTTTGGAAGTTTTATCATCAAAACAAGAGCTGAAAAAACAGGAAGAAACATTTCAAAAAACACAACAATCAAAATTCCTGCTCACAACATTCCGGCATTCAAACCTGCAAAAGTATTTGTAGAAGGTGTGAAAACCAACACTGAAGTAGCAGTATAA
- a CDS encoding beta strand repeat-containing protein has product MMKKILPLFLLISSLYVNAQVGVGTTSPAATLDVTATNPTGTATNVDGILIPRISRERAQLMAATPTSTLVYINDVASGSASGTTINVTTVGFYFFNGTIWEKIAAGVSNDWSLIGNSGTSATTNFIGTTDNTDLIFRRNNLRAGRLGLDNTSFGLNSLNPATTGTRNTAIGANVLNVNTTGTRNTAIGENTMFLNTTGGENVAMGAGSLYSNTTGNQNTSIGRNSLTTNTTGSSNTGLGYITLRDNTTGDFNTAVGRASLISNTIGVENVSVGVNSLFANTIGNYNSGFGVQSSRLNTTGSNNTAIGYQSLYSNVTGNNNVTLGNQAGYFETGSNKLYIENSNANADNALIYGEFTTGAKILRTNSQFQIGNPSVATSGYSFPTTRPATVANQILQYNAVGALSFQSPSAALNGFAWLTTGNSGTVASTNFIGTTDAIDFRVRTGNNERFNFTSNGRLRSYNDGDAAQPTYSWNPGTGSTMGMYRIGANILGFSTASTERLRINATGQVIVNSATAFATSTFHTLATGNNDAVVGNATGTGSAVYGQNSGTGEGVYGLSSNANGIGVVGNNTSTGTGVYGQTVGATGAGVFGVANVANGAGSYGTSNGAGGTGVWGNTTGNLGSGVYGQASGTNGTGVYGFANNTGGDGVIGESTVANRYGVWGINDNASGIGVFGSTTGANAFGVRGQSATTATGVLGTNTGTGNGVWGENSGTGVGVRGQSVSTGIGVFGFNNGAGNAVLGNNTGTGRGIEGQSATTGIGVIGFNTGTGVGVQGQSVTTGIGVIGFNTGAGVGVQGQNSSTGEAIVGINTGLTGDGIVGQTPAGSAGFAVFANGDMGASGIKPFYIDHPTDPANKYLRHFALESNEVLNVYRGNVVLDTNGEAIVTLPDYFEDINTNFSYNLTSIGSKSDVYIKDEINNNQFKIAGGLPNQKISWQVYAERNDLYLQQFPEKREVEINKDPNDKGNYLMPELFNQSNEKGIYNKSKKVEAVENKSPLKENTEISTLESTKEKSARSEKKEVQVTDKEKVVEN; this is encoded by the coding sequence ATGATGAAGAAAATACTACCTTTATTTCTACTAATTAGTAGTTTATATGTAAACGCACAAGTAGGCGTTGGAACAACTTCTCCAGCTGCAACTTTAGATGTTACAGCAACTAATCCAACCGGAACAGCCACAAACGTTGATGGTATTCTGATACCAAGAATATCAAGAGAAAGAGCTCAGTTGATGGCAGCAACTCCAACTTCCACTTTGGTTTACATTAATGATGTTGCTTCGGGATCTGCATCAGGGACAACAATTAATGTAACTACAGTAGGTTTTTATTTCTTTAACGGAACAATTTGGGAAAAAATTGCAGCAGGAGTTAGTAACGATTGGTCGTTAATTGGAAATAGCGGAACTTCCGCTACAACTAATTTTATTGGCACAACCGACAATACTGATTTAATCTTCAGAAGAAACAATTTAAGAGCCGGTAGATTAGGTTTAGACAACACCTCTTTTGGTTTAAATTCATTAAATCCCGCAACAACTGGAACTAGAAATACAGCGATTGGAGCCAATGTTTTAAATGTCAACACAACAGGTACAAGAAATACAGCCATTGGCGAAAACACTATGTTTTTAAACACTACCGGCGGAGAAAATGTAGCCATGGGTGCCGGTTCTTTGTATAGTAATACAACTGGAAATCAAAACACCTCTATTGGAAGAAACTCTTTAACAACCAATACTACCGGCAGTTCAAATACAGGATTAGGTTATATAACTTTACGAGATAATACTACCGGCGATTTTAACACAGCGGTTGGTAGAGCTTCATTAATAAGTAACACTATTGGTGTTGAAAATGTGTCTGTTGGAGTAAATAGCTTGTTTGCCAACACAATCGGAAACTATAATAGTGGTTTTGGAGTTCAATCGAGCAGGTTAAACACAACAGGCTCAAACAATACCGCGATCGGTTACCAATCTCTGTACAGCAATGTAACAGGCAACAACAATGTAACCCTCGGAAATCAAGCTGGTTATTTTGAAACAGGAAGCAACAAATTATATATTGAAAATTCAAATGCAAATGCTGACAATGCTTTAATTTATGGAGAATTTACAACTGGGGCAAAAATATTACGAACAAACAGTCAATTTCAAATTGGAAATCCTAGTGTCGCAACGAGTGGCTACTCTTTTCCAACAACCAGACCTGCCACAGTTGCTAATCAAATTCTGCAATACAATGCCGTGGGTGCATTAAGTTTTCAATCGCCTTCTGCCGCTCTTAATGGCTTTGCGTGGCTCACAACCGGTAATAGTGGAACTGTAGCTTCAACAAATTTTATTGGTACAACTGACGCTATAGATTTTAGAGTGCGAACAGGCAACAATGAACGATTTAACTTTACCAGCAATGGTAGATTAAGAAGTTACAATGACGGAGATGCCGCTCAACCCACCTATTCATGGAATCCTGGAACAGGCTCAACCATGGGTATGTATAGAATTGGAGCAAATATTTTAGGCTTTTCAACTGCATCAACAGAAAGATTAAGAATTAATGCAACTGGACAGGTGATAGTGAATTCTGCAACAGCCTTTGCAACTTCTACTTTTCATACTTTAGCCACCGGTAACAACGATGCCGTTGTCGGAAATGCTACTGGAACGGGTAGTGCAGTTTATGGTCAAAATAGTGGTACAGGAGAAGGTGTATATGGTCTAAGTAGCAATGCAAATGGTATTGGTGTAGTCGGTAATAATACAAGTACCGGAACAGGTGTATATGGCCAAACAGTAGGTGCAACTGGTGCTGGTGTTTTTGGAGTGGCCAATGTAGCGAATGGTGCAGGTTCCTATGGAACCAGTAATGGTGCAGGCGGAACTGGTGTTTGGGGAAATACTACTGGAAATCTTGGTAGTGGTGTTTACGGTCAAGCTAGTGGCACAAATGGAACGGGAGTTTATGGATTTGCAAACAATACTGGTGGTGATGGTGTTATAGGTGAATCAACAGTGGCAAATCGTTACGGTGTTTGGGGAATTAATGATAATGCGTCCGGAATAGGTGTTTTTGGTAGTACTACAGGAGCAAATGCATTTGGCGTTAGAGGTCAAAGTGCCACTACAGCAACAGGTGTTTTAGGAACAAATACTGGAACCGGCAATGGTGTTTGGGGTGAAAACTCAGGCACTGGTGTAGGCGTAAGAGGTCAAAGTGTATCAACCGGAATTGGCGTTTTTGGATTTAACAATGGAGCAGGAAATGCAGTATTAGGTAACAACACGGGAACAGGTCGTGGTATAGAAGGACAAAGTGCCACAACAGGAATTGGTGTAATCGGGTTTAATACAGGAACCGGAGTAGGCGTTCAAGGACAAAGTGTAACAACAGGTATTGGTGTTATTGGTTTTAATACCGGTGCTGGTGTTGGTGTTCAAGGTCAAAACTCATCCACTGGTGAAGCAATTGTTGGTATAAATACCGGTTTAACAGGTGATGGAATTGTTGGTCAAACACCTGCAGGTTCTGCCGGATTTGCTGTTTTTGCAAATGGTGATATGGGAGCATCAGGAATAAAACCTTTTTATATCGACCATCCTACAGATCCTGCAAACAAATATTTGCGTCATTTTGCATTGGAATCTAATGAAGTGCTAAATGTGTATCGTGGAAATGTTGTTTTAGATACTAATGGAGAAGCCATTGTGACTCTTCCTGACTATTTTGAAGACATCAATACCAACTTTTCTTATAACTTAACATCAATTGGGTCAAAATCTGATGTATATATTAAAGATGAAATAAATAACAACCAATTTAAAATTGCAGGAGGACTTCCTAATCAAAAAATATCATGGCAAGTTTATGCTGAACGAAATGACTTATACCTTCAACAATTTCCTGAAAAAAGAGAAGTTGAGATCAATAAAGACCCCAATGATAAAGGAAATTATTTAATGCCTGAATTATTTAATCAATCTAATGAGAAAGGAATTTATAACAAAAGTAAAAAGGTTGAAGCTGTCGAAAATAAATCGCCGTTAAAAGAGAATACGGAAATTTCAACATTAGAAAGCACTAAAGAAAAAAGTGCTCGTTCAGAAAAAAAAGAGGTACAAGTCACCGATAAAGAAAAAGTGGTAGAAAACTAA
- the pbpC gene encoding penicillin-binding protein 1C produces MILLLLVGYYFCLPRTLFNEPYSTVIESKEGNLLGAKIARDGQWRFPAADSVPEKFQQCIIAFEDQHFYYHPGFNPISMWNAFRQNRKANRVVRGGSTLTQQVIRLSRKGKNRTYFEKIIEVVLATRLELRHSKNNILKLYAAHAPFGSNVVGLEMASWRYFGVQSHQLSWAETATLAVLPNAPSLIYPGKNQQRLLEKRNRLLAKLYENEVLDQLSYEMALQEPLPQKPFDLPQMAPHLLQKTAKKQEGQKVKTTIDFALQERLNQIAQNYYYQYKQNEVYNLAILVVEVETRNIVGYVGNAPTDKNHQKDVDIISAPRSSGSILKPLLFAGMLDEGELLPNTLVPDIPTQISGYTPQNFNLTYDGAVPARRALSRSLNIPSVLMLQDFGVYRFYEQLQQYGFTTMKKHPNHYGLSLILGGAETNLWDLCKTYSGLTGTLNQYQKNKFQYRKNEFSELNYVAENKIDFGKLSYQKNIVGAGSIYLTYEAMKEVNRPEGDEAWRFYDSSLPIAWKTGTSFGNRDAWAVGTSSKYVVGIWVGNATGEGRPSLTGVSHAAPILFDVFNLLPRSNWFEKPLNNLQQAEVCTKSGFLASENCPKSKQWIPVSAKQTEQCNYHKLVHLDKTEQFRVNSNCENVDEMVTKSWFVLPPVMEWYYKSKNMDYWVLPPFRQDCEDNQTPFMDFIYPKTNSKIYLTKNFDSEVQPVILKVAHSQPNIKLYWYVNNTYLGVTQNFHEMPMQANSGIHYITVVDENGSEIKRKIEVERE; encoded by the coding sequence AACACTTTTTAACGAACCGTATTCTACCGTTATCGAAAGCAAAGAAGGTAATTTATTAGGAGCCAAAATCGCCCGTGATGGCCAATGGCGGTTTCCGGCAGCGGATAGTGTGCCGGAGAAATTTCAACAATGTATCATCGCTTTTGAAGACCAGCATTTTTACTATCATCCCGGCTTTAACCCAATTTCGATGTGGAATGCGTTTCGGCAAAACCGAAAAGCCAATCGTGTTGTTCGTGGCGGAAGTACCTTAACCCAACAAGTCATTCGCCTTTCCCGAAAAGGAAAAAACAGAACCTATTTTGAAAAAATCATCGAAGTGGTTCTGGCAACGCGTTTGGAACTTCGTCATTCAAAAAATAACATCTTGAAACTCTATGCTGCCCACGCTCCGTTTGGCAGTAATGTCGTTGGATTAGAAATGGCTTCGTGGCGGTATTTTGGTGTGCAATCGCATCAATTGTCGTGGGCAGAAACGGCTACATTAGCAGTTTTACCGAATGCTCCAAGCCTAATTTATCCCGGAAAAAACCAACAACGTTTACTCGAAAAACGCAATCGTTTACTGGCAAAATTATACGAAAATGAAGTGTTAGATCAACTTTCATACGAAATGGCATTGCAAGAACCTTTGCCACAAAAACCGTTTGACTTACCGCAAATGGCTCCGCATTTATTACAAAAAACCGCCAAAAAACAAGAAGGTCAAAAAGTAAAAACCACCATTGATTTTGCGTTGCAAGAACGATTGAACCAAATTGCTCAAAATTATTATTATCAATACAAACAAAACGAAGTGTACAACTTAGCCATTTTGGTCGTGGAAGTTGAAACCCGAAATATTGTAGGTTATGTTGGAAATGCTCCCACCGACAAAAATCATCAAAAAGATGTTGACATTATTTCGGCTCCACGCAGTTCGGGAAGTATTTTGAAACCGTTGCTTTTTGCCGGAATGTTAGATGAAGGCGAATTGTTACCCAACACGTTAGTTCCTGATATTCCAACACAAATTTCAGGCTATACTCCGCAAAATTTTAATTTAACTTATGACGGAGCGGTTCCGGCGAGACGAGCATTATCACGATCGCTAAATATTCCTTCTGTTTTGATGTTACAGGATTTTGGCGTGTATCGTTTCTACGAACAATTGCAACAATATGGTTTTACCACGATGAAAAAACATCCAAATCACTACGGATTATCACTCATTTTGGGTGGAGCAGAAACCAATTTATGGGATTTGTGTAAAACCTATTCCGGTCTGACAGGAACATTAAATCAATACCAAAAAAACAAATTTCAATACCGAAAAAACGAATTTTCAGAGTTGAATTACGTCGCTGAAAACAAAATTGACTTCGGAAAATTATCCTATCAAAAAAACATTGTGGGAGCAGGGTCAATTTATTTAACCTACGAAGCAATGAAGGAAGTAAACCGTCCCGAAGGCGATGAAGCTTGGCGTTTTTATGATTCGTCGTTACCTATTGCCTGGAAAACCGGAACCAGTTTTGGAAATCGTGATGCGTGGGCTGTCGGAACAAGTTCTAAATATGTAGTCGGAATTTGGGTCGGAAATGCCACAGGAGAAGGTCGACCATCATTAACCGGCGTCAGTCACGCAGCTCCGATTTTGTTTGATGTCTTCAATTTATTGCCACGAAGCAATTGGTTTGAAAAGCCGTTGAACAATTTGCAGCAAGCCGAAGTTTGTACCAAAAGTGGTTTTTTAGCCTCAGAAAATTGTCCTAAAAGTAAACAATGGATTCCGGTTTCGGCTAAGCAAACAGAACAATGCAACTATCATAAATTAGTTCATTTGGACAAAACCGAACAATTTCGGGTAAACAGCAATTGTGAAAATGTGGACGAAATGGTCACTAAATCGTGGTTTGTTCTGCCTCCTGTGATGGAGTGGTATTACAAAAGTAAAAATATGGATTATTGGGTTTTGCCGCCTTTTCGTCAAGATTGTGAGGACAATCAAACGCCGTTTATGGACTTTATTTATCCGAAAACAAACAGCAAAATCTATCTTACCAAAAACTTTGACAGTGAAGTGCAACCGGTGATTTTAAAAGTGGCTCATTCGCAACCTAACATCAAATTGTATTGGTATGTGAATAATACGTATTTAGGTGTTACACAAAACTTTCATGAAATGCCAATGCAAGCCAATTCGGGTATTCATTACATCACTGTGGTGGATGAAAATGGAAGTGAGATTAAAAGGAAAATAGAAGTTGAGCGGGAGTGA